The Arachis hypogaea cultivar Tifrunner chromosome 19, arahy.Tifrunner.gnm2.J5K5, whole genome shotgun sequence genome has a window encoding:
- the LOC112778195 gene encoding uncharacterized protein: MKRPRCVKDVQRLAGRLTALSRFLGASAAKALPIFNLMKKGIAFEWTPACEEAFKHFKEIISAPPVLGKPKNGEALYLYLAITDEALAAVLVREEGKIQQPIYFVSKALQGAELRYNKLEKLAYALLTSSRRLRQYFQGHQVIARMDQAICQVLQKPDLAYRMMTWAIKLSQYDLQYEPRNEIKAQAMADFLVEVTGGSTETPSIRWKLHVDGASNQTFGGAGIILENPTGVVYEQSVKFEFPINGTYQARGSLLQKYLEKVKELSKQFEEVTVQHVPKERNTRADLLSKLASTKPGTGNRSRIQGLVKELKVTLHLTQADSSWMDLITDFLESGKLPSNEKLAKMIRREAAKYAIIQGQLFKKGLSQPLLRCLHPDRTDYVLREVHEGCCGHHIGGKP; this comes from the exons ATGAAGAGACCGAGATGTGTAAAAGATGTCCAGAGGTTGGCAGGAAGACTCACCGCACTATCCCGCTTCCTCGGTGCGTCAGCAGCTAAGGCCCTACCaatcttcaacttgatgaagaagGGGATAGCATTCGAGTGGACCCCGGCGTGTGAAGAAGCCTTCAAGCACTTCAAGGAGATAATCTCGGCACCACCTGTTCTCGGGAAGCCTAAGAACGGAGAAGCACTATACCTGTACTTGGCAATAACCGATGAGGCGCTGGCGGCGGTCTTGGTACGAGAGGAAGGAAAGATCCAGCAACCAATCTATTTTGTAAGTAAAGCACTACAAGGAGCGGAGCTGAGGTACAATAAGCTGGAGAAGCTAGCATATGCACTCCTGACCTCCTCCCGCAGGCTACGACAATACTTCCAAGGACACCAGGTAATTGCCAGGATGGATCAGGCAATCTGCCAGGTACTCCAGAAACCCGATCTGGCATACCGAATGATGACATGGGCTATCAAACTATCCCAGTACGACCTGCAATATGAACCCAGGAATGAGATTAAGGCTCAAGCCATGGCCGACTTCCTGGTAGAAGTAACAGGAGGCTCTACCGAGACACCGAGCatacggtggaagctccatgtggacggagcctccaaccaaacgttcgGGGGAGCAGGGATCATCCTGGAAAATCCAACCGGAGTCGTATATGAGCAATCAGTCAAATTCGAATTCCCG ATCAATGGGACATACCAAGCTAGAGGTTCGCTATTGCAAAAATATTTGGAGAAAGTCAAAGAGTTGAGCAAGCAATTCGAGGAAGTCACAGTGCAGCACGTCCCGAAAGagaggaacacacgggcagacctcctatcAAAACTGGCGAGCACAAAGCCAGGAACGGGGAACCGATCTCGCATTCAAGGCTTGGTAAAAGAACTAAAAGTGACCTTGCATTTAACCCAGGCAGATTCCTCCTGGATGGACCTGATCACCGATTTCCTAGAAAGCGGAAAACTCCCCAGTAACGAAAAGTTGGCAAAGATGATAAGGAGGGAAGCGGCCAAGTATGCAATCATACAAGGCCAGTTGTTTAAGAAAGGGCTTAGCCAACCCCTATTGAGGTGTCTGCATCCCGACCGAACGGACTATGTGCTTAGGGAAGTCCACGAGGGATGTTGTGGCCACCACATCGGGGGAAAGCCTTAG
- the LOC112778196 gene encoding uncharacterized protein produces MRYDGTQDPQEHLMAFESRMNLEGVGDEVRCRAFPVTLAGPAIQWFNSLLQGSVTTFSDIGRAFLDQFTTRIAKAKHLINLLGVTEKTGEPTRKYLDRFNDECLEIDGLTDSVASLCLTNGLLNKDFRKYLTTKPMWTMQEIQNVDRKYITDEEVGQVVAANKQQPTYNHAC; encoded by the coding sequence ATGAGGTACGATGGGACCCAAGACCCCCAAGAGCATCTAATGGCCTTTGAGtccaggatgaacctggaaggggTGGGTGACGAAGTCAGGTGTCGCGCCTTCCCTGTGACCTTAGCGGGACCGGCAATTCAGTGGTTCAATTCTCTCCTCCAAGGCTCCGTAACCACCTTTTCCGACATCGGTCGCGCCTTCCTGGATCAATTCACCACACGTATCGCTAAAGCAAAGCACCTGATCAACTTGCTCGGGGTGACAGAGAAAACTGGCGAACCGACTAGGAAGTACCTGGACAGGTTCAATGACGAGTGCTTGGAGATTGACGGTCtaaccgactcggtggccagTTTGTGCTTAACGAACGGTTTGCTGAACAAGGATTTCAGAAAGTACCTCACCACCAAGCCCATGTGGACAATGCAAGAAATTCAAAACGTAGATAGGAAGTACATCACTGATGAGGAGGTTGGTCAGGTCGTGGCAGCCAACAAGCAGCAGCCCACCTACAACCATGCCTGCTAG